CTAAAATTCGATAATGTTGTTTTATTGGCCTCTGGGTCCGGTGTCACCGCAACAATTCCATTTGTCCTGTACCTTGCAGATCAATTTAACAATGCTTCTGCATCAATACCTACTTTAAAgtgtctttcttttgtctgGGTGATTAGAGAGAGGAACCATGAATCTTGGTTTCGCGAGGAGTTGGATAGATGCAAAGCCATACTTGGTGACAAACTCCATATTGATATCCGTGTATGTCATGATTCGACAAACAATGCAACGCCGTCATCTTCCAACTTTGATGATTCATCATCCGACCAGGAAAAATTAATAGAGTCAAAGGATTCCAATCCAATTGCTGAAGCGAATATTAAGTTGCACGACAAAAGTTGTCATCATGCTTCTGCAACTATAATTAAACCAAACATTCCACAGATTGTGCACAATTTGGCAGCCTCAACTTTCCAAAGAAGGAATATGATTGTGTGCTCAGGATCAGAGTCGATGAAACGCCAAGTCAGCTCTACTGTATCGAAATTACAAGGCTTAGTATTTAATAACGATAGGAGTAGGACGCAAATTGAGGAGATTTATTTGCATACGGAAAGTTTTGGgtggtgaaaaaaaattgaaaataatataCAAAATGATGGTGGGTACGGTGAGGGGAGTCGAGTGGATAGTAGAGTTGGGTATTTAATTctgcaaaaata
This DNA window, taken from Lodderomyces elongisporus chromosome 7, complete sequence, encodes the following:
- the FRE7_2 gene encoding Ferric reductase; protein product: MKFIVIPKKGLTRSQYQKLDKQIDLNTKVYIDGPYGGTFRDVLKFDNVVLLASGSGVTATIPFVSYLADQFNNASASIPTLKCLSFVWVIRERNHESWFREELDRCKAILGDKLHIDIRVCHDSTNNATPSSSNFDDSSSDQEKLIESKDSNPIAEANIKLHDKSCHHASATIIKPNIPQIVHNLAASTFQRRNMIVCSGSESMKRQVSSTVSKLQGLVFNNDRSRTQIEEIYLHTESFGW